The nucleotide window GTTCAGATGGGTGCTGTGATGAAATAAATTTTGCGACTAAAAAACACGTAGTCCATTCAAAGTCAGAAACACGAGATTTAATTGTAGCTTTTACCATGTATTTCAATTGAGTTCGTATATCAGAAACACCAGAAATTTCGTGAGTTGATTTACTTTGTTTTAAACGAAGACGATTTGCAGCTTCTTGGGTGATAAGATTTACTTCTGAACAAGAATCCAATAAGGCTCGAAAAGGTTGTAGACAACCGAATGaatctttaacaaaaataattgctGTCGGAAGCAGTTTTATATGACGACTTCGAATGACAAATGACGTTTTTGTTAAATGAGTTGAGGATGTATTAGTTGGTGTTGGAACAAATGATTGGTGCGATGACGAAGACGATGGTTGAAAAGACGAGGAATGTGGTTGTTGAATGGATGAATTAAACGAAGCATTATTTTGAGTCGAAGGCAAATGACTTGAGTCCGATGAACAAGAAGTATTATTTGAATCAGTTTTTGTTTGGAAGTTTGGGTTGTGTAAAGTGGTATGATGCGATACCCTGCAAGTGCGACAGTGAGATTTCGATAGACATTGAGAAACTACATGGCCTTTTCTAAGGCAGTTTATACACAACTTGGAACTTTTAACGAAATCGAAACGACGAGATATGGGCAACGACAAGTACGTAGAACAACTTCCAGTTAAGTGTTCTTTGCTTTTGCAATATTCGCAAATTGTTGATGAAACCATGAATGATAATCCAGGTCGCTTGGGATTTGGTTTAGATTTGTTATCACGAGGTTGAAAAGAGTCCATTTCTGCAGTACGACTTTCCAGAAACTGGCAACGATGACTTAAAATTGAATAGCACTGATCCCATGATGGCAAAGAATTAAAATCTTGTTTTTCATCATAATTCTTTTTTGACTCTGCATCAATTTTCGACAAAACTATATGAATTATTATAGCGTTCATCACATCGACTTCTGAACCGAGTGAAAGCAACGAACTACGAAGGGCCGAAACGTTATCAAGAATTGAACGCAACATTGAAGCATTTGGTTTATGCATGTGTGAAATCGAAAACAATGAATTAATATTGTCGATAAACATTAACGATTTGTTGTCATATCGTTCAATTAAATGATCTAAAGCCTTTTGGTAATTTGACTCGACAACTTGAAATGGTTCTATTACTGCTAGTGCTTGACCAGATAAACAATTAagcaaataattgaatttatcaATGATTGGAATATGTGATTCATTATGCACTAACGTTTTGAATGTGCTTATAAATCGAGAAAACTCCGAATATTTTCCGTCAAATTTAGGTAATTTTAATTGGGGCAAACGATTTTGATGAGATACAAATGATTGAGACGAATTTAAAAAGCTTTGTTCAATATCTCCAGAACTACGTTTTTGATTCATAAGACTTACCAATGGTGCCTTGGCAGAAATAAACAGCTCTTCTAAATCTGATCGAGCCATATCAGAATCATCCAACTTCTCTATTTGTGTTTGAATGTGGCTTATTTGTTTGAAGTAAGATTCTAAAATCTGTAGTCGACATTCCAAAATTGTATAATCGGATGAGTCACCATTTCTGTCTGTTTTCCCTTTCAGTTGTGATATATTTCTTTTCATTGTTGTGCGTTGTAACTTTAATGAAGCGAGCGTATTTCCTCCCGTATCTGTTTTCTCGGTACTCATTTTGCAGTAAATATTGTTAAAGttgcattaaattttgttaaagttgataaaaatttaataaagttgcTTTAAATCGACAATTTGTAGAAAGAGTACCAAAAATTGTAATAAGTACCACTCGTTGTTTAAAAGGGCCAACACTGATTATAAGTGCCAACACTAATTGTTGAATTCAAATAAacacgatatgtatgtatgcttgtatgcatgataaaaatatagaaggtagtttcaatcaaatttttttttttaaaataaggttttttgaagtttcctttttttgtgagcattataaaaagcgttgccacattccaaaaaatgattatgattttcgagaatttttttacaaaaaatgtgtaatttaatttattatataaataaaaatgtattatgttgtgttgggagttattgattcaattcctaacgttcgattacttattaaaacacgttgactatttttatatgtatgcattttcttaattttttttattactatgtaaatattttatatcttttaaatggaGGTTTAATTATAAGAGACAAGTAGTACACGGAAGAATGTATTTTCGAGATCTAGCCGAGCActctcagaaaatataaaaagtctttgatatcggatggaaaacaaaaaatggcacgcgtttaacaaatttacatgtcgaaggtgcccTACTTTGGGTCCCATAGAGCCGCCATTGAAGTATTTGTGGGGTtcattttcaaatcttaaactcgaatattccttgggtacgccgtttagaaatacgagatttattttcaaataatttcgattCTACTCCAGCGTGCATAGTTAATGTATTATGATCGGTAATAATCGGTGATATATatcccaaaatatgtttacataataaatagtattttgaaGTTACCTTGTGTTCATTGGGACAGCATTCATATCCAATCTCACACGCtttgttttaactgaaatattacttttaactaaatggtcggagcacaccattggctgttttggcaaatcttcttcgtaagctttacatatatccataaactgttgttgttgttgggtaaatattttttctattttttttaaataattttcaaattaatgaaaattatgtattcccaaagggaaaattttaaattgatatggcattactattttaacgaaaacgtcaaaatccttaagcatgtcagacgtagaattttaaaaaataaagagagaatgaaactaccttctatttttctactatgctTGTATGTATACAGAGTAAAGAGAAATATATTATGAGCGTAGACAGTGTAAGagaatttgatttgttttactTACTAGAATAAACGTAGAACATGTGTATGTTTGATGCTACAAAACTGCAGATGACGGTGGCTAGCAAATACAAGAGCGAAGATGACGATAATGATAATTAATGAAGAGACTGCTGCTGGCTGGAATTACCAAAgggacgatgatgatgatgtttatGACGATGCGTTGTAGACAACTGTTAGGTGCAAGTGCACTAACTGCAATGATAATGTTGATGATGATCACGATGATTATGATTACGATGATTACGATGAAGTtaacgttttgttttataagaacttaatttttcttatttcagcACAGTAAatggtttttagtttttatatttaaattgtttataggtatttttcatacaaatgtttatacacattaattttttttttttttaaacaaattttatttttatttattggactttattgtctttaaattaatataagtcCTGTCACGGTCGCCAATTTTTATGTTGAACCATAAAAGAAACgaaaagttgtttttgtttttacaaattatGAGCAACGataaattgtttgtttgatgtttattgttttgagtTCTTTTCGACAAtgacaaaattcttaaaactaaAGTTGGTTGAAGCTAATGATATAAAAGGGAATGCAAAAAATGCAATCCCGTTAGATTTCAatgtattcaaaaatataatatgtaaataaacatgtgtatgtatgtttatacatATGATATGTAAAAAAGGGCAACAAGatatttaaatgaatgttttgttaagaatattatTCAGGactttaaattaatgaattaatgcaacaaaaataaaattaattaaactattaataaaataaattgtattaggTATATTTTGACCCAACATCTTGTATCTCCAGACTTACTGATGTTGAATTTTCTttcgtttgacaatcattagttgttgacaatacgggggaacaagaacgagcacggttaacaggcttggcggttaaaaacaagctgtcatctattcttctgtttgttttgtttatatttttttcatctgcattaactgtaacgtatgtatttctgccgtttacacttaaaCTTCGCTCAGTAGTTGTAAATACTttagttaacactcttgatctttatttaatagttaatgtacaaacaaagttaaaaaaataaagaattttcacttattactttatttttatttatccaTTAATAATCAAAAAGCCTTCATTGGGCAAAAAAGATTACGTAGatatatacagtattggccataactaaagcaccccctcttttttgggatgtattttgtatatattttattaactaatattgttaatgtt belongs to Calliphora vicina chromosome 4, idCalVici1.1, whole genome shotgun sequence and includes:
- the LOC135958562 gene encoding uncharacterized protein LOC135958562, giving the protein MSTEKTDTGGNTLASLKLQRTTMKRNISQLKGKTDRNGDSSDYTILECRLQILESYFKQISHIQTQIEKLDDSDMARSDLEELFISAKAPLVSLMNQKRSSGDIEQSFLNSSQSFVSHQNRLPQLKLPKFDGKYSEFSRFISTFKTLVHNESHIPIIDKFNYLLNCLSGQALAVIEPFQVVESNYQKALDHLIERYDNKSLMFIDNINSLFSISHMHKPNASMLRSILDNVSALRSSLLSLGSEVDVMNAIIIHIVLSKIDAESKKNYDEKQDFNSLPSWDQCYSILSHRCQFLESRTAEMDSFQPRDNKSKPNPKRPGLSFMVSSTICEYCKSKEHLTGSCSTYLSLPISRRFDFVKSSKLCINCLRKGHVVSQCLSKSHCRTCRVSHHTTLHNPNFQTKTDSNNTSCSSDSSHLPSTQNNASFNSSIQQPHSSSFQPSSSSSHQSFVPTPTNTSSTHLTKTSFVIRSRHIKLLPTAIIFVKDSFGCLQPFRALLDSCSEVNLITQEAANRLRLKQSKSTHEISGVSDIRTQLKYMVKATIKSRVSDFEWTTCFLVAKFISSQHPSEQIDAENWNIPNGIELADPQFYIPQRIDLLISSEIFFDLLLDCKISLGNGLPSLINTSLGWIIGGSVNTQRSHRALSCNVITETDNLDSLLKAFWEIEEFNSSTPFFTEEEQQCEDHFIKNTTFDSNGKVQVRLPFKSSINQLGSSFEVARRRFLYLEKRLYKDDNLRQMYFDFMDEYIELGHMSPVTFNRLDSSHYVIPHHPVLRPQSTTTKLRVVLTFL